In Platichthys flesus chromosome 21, fPlaFle2.1, whole genome shotgun sequence, the following are encoded in one genomic region:
- the LOC133933051 gene encoding homeodomain-interacting protein kinase 3-like, with product MSQNSELNISAGDLIPSPTTYYLAQKYLGNGAYGMVIQCRNVTTGETVALKIIQSTENIDCAQEEEVILQTMKKLHSDRFNIVSLYETFLYKEHYCLVFELLDMDLQKFKQINPGQHLQLKQIRPILQQLATALDFLNSAGIIHSDLKPDNVMLVDHVRQPLKVKVIDFGLSLDDPEEMTGETFQTLWYRSPEILSKDPFSGNIDVWSLGCIAVEMSMGTPLFPANDEDDLGNHPVWVEDAQAEYVDLQCFMDLMTQMLMMSQHERITPSRILQHPFITMSHLQGSYKNSLYVKSCEELMEICQNQSSEDGRHGDQVNLQMSLNEGSSSSTASPAKEGRNRPEDSQATVRRSKRLAATRKGASGQTGPIWLKRMRNKHDPTSKGNPSEKETNMGPAGMRDEKHAKMNAKRGNRPKESQATVRRSERLAATRKVASGQTGPIRLKRMRDRHDPTSKGNPSEKETNMGPAGMRDEKHAKMKAKRGNRLEGVKQREEQSHPIWI from the exons ATGTCTCAAAATAGTGAGTTGAATATCAGTGCAGGAGACCTTATCCCCTCCCCCACTACATATTACCTTGCACAGAAGTACCTTGGCAACGGTGCCTATGGGATGGTGATCCAATGCAGAAATGTGACCACCGGTGAAACGGTGGCTTTAAAAATCATCCAAAGCACCGAAAACATTGACTGTGCACAAGAAGAGGAGGTCATCCTCCAAACCATGAAGAAGCTCCACTCAGACAGATTCAACATCGTCAGCTTGTACGAGACATTTTTGTACAAGGAACATTACTGTCTAGTGTTTGAGCTCCTGGATATGGATCTGCAGAAATTCAAACAGATCAACCCAGGTCAACACCTTCAGCTGAAGCAGATCCGCCCCATTCTGCAGCAG CTAGCTACAGCCTTGGACTTTCTGAACAGTGCAGGGATCATTCATTCAGATTTGAAGCCAGATAACGTCATGTTGGTGGATCATGTCAGGCAGCCACTCAAAGTTAAAGTCATTGACTTTGGCTTATCCTTGGATGATCCTGAGGAAATGACTGGTGAAACCTTCCAGACCTTGTGGTACAG GTCTCCTGAGATTCTTTCTAAAGATCCTTTCAGCGGGAACATCGACGTATGGTCTCTTGGCTGCATTGCTGTTGAGATGTCAATGGGCACACCGCTGTTCCCTGCCAATGATGAGGATGATTTG GGGAATCATCCTGTCTGGGTAGAAGACGCCCAAGCTGAATATGTGGACCTGCAGTGCTTTATGGACCTAATGACACAGATGCTGATGATGAGTCAGCATGAAAGAATTACCCCCAGCAGAATTCTTCAGCATCCGTTCATCACGATGAGCCACCTACAAGGGTCATACAAAAACAGCCTCTA TGTGAAGTCATGTGAGGAACTGATGGAAATCTGCCAGAATCAGAGCTCTGAGGATGGAAGACATGGAGACCAGGTGAACCTGCAAATGTCCCTCAACGAgggctcctccagcagcactgCCAGCCCAGCCAAGGAGGGCCGCAACAG ACCAGAAGACTCCCAAGCCACAGTCAGAAGGAGCAAACGGCTGGCAGCCACACGAAAAGGTGCAAGTGGGCAAACGGGCCCAATCTGGCTCAAGAGGATGAGAAACAAGCATGATCCCACATCCAAAGGCAACCCCTCAGAAAAGGAGACAAACATGGGCCCTGCTGGGATGAGAGACGAGAAGCATGCAAAAATGAACGCAAAGCGTGGCAACAG GCCAAAAGAGTCCCAAGCCACGGTCAGAAGGAGTGAACGGCTGGCAGCCACACGAAAAGTTGCAAGTGGGCAAACGGGCCCAATCCGGCTCAAGAGGATGAGAGACAGGCATGATCCCACATCCAAAGGCAACCCCTCAGAAAAGGAGACAAACATGGGCCCTGCTGGGATGAGAGACGAGAAGCATGCAAAAATGAAAGCAAAGCGTGGCAACAG ATTAGAAGGGGTGAAGCAGAGGGAAGAACAGAGCCATCCCATATGGATTTGA